One window of Phycisphaeraceae bacterium genomic DNA carries:
- a CDS encoding cytochrome c oxidase subunit 3 family protein produces MTTLDINSGGSGADGRPYHETYKPASHFRSKDEEFDAVKIGMWLFLATEVLLFAGLFVGYAIFRMMHPEAFRNGSHYLDWKWGCLNTIVLLFSSWTIATAIGNAQRNEQKALRRNLLLTIACALLFVGIKFTFEYTPKWSGWFFKFDPALSHYEASGQTALGGMFEYVEGYGGKRPGSLFDYPFADNPYEPMWWSIYYCATGIHATHVLIGVGLIFWLYLRARKLHFGPGHYNAVEIVGLYWHIVDLIWIFLFPLLYLVH; encoded by the coding sequence ATGACCACACTCGACATCAACAGCGGTGGAAGCGGCGCAGACGGACGCCCATACCACGAGACCTACAAGCCCGCCTCGCACTTCCGCTCGAAGGATGAGGAGTTCGACGCCGTCAAGATCGGCATGTGGCTCTTCCTTGCCACCGAAGTCCTCCTCTTCGCGGGGCTCTTCGTCGGTTACGCCATCTTCCGAATGATGCACCCCGAGGCGTTCCGCAACGGATCGCACTACCTCGACTGGAAGTGGGGCTGCCTCAACACCATCGTGCTCCTCTTCTCATCCTGGACGATCGCGACCGCCATCGGCAACGCCCAGCGCAACGAGCAGAAGGCCCTCCGAAGGAACCTCCTCCTCACCATCGCCTGCGCCCTCCTCTTTGTCGGCATCAAGTTCACCTTCGAGTACACGCCCAAGTGGTCCGGATGGTTCTTCAAGTTCGATCCCGCACTCTCGCACTATGAAGCGAGCGGACAGACCGCTCTCGGCGGCATGTTCGAGTACGTCGAGGGCTACGGCGGCAAGCGTCCCGGCTCCCTCTTCGACTATCCCTTCGCGGACAACCCCTACGAGCCCATGTGGTGGAGCATTTATTACTGCGCCACCGGCATCCACGCCACCCACGTCTTGATCGGTGTCGGCCTCATCTTCTGGCTCTACCTCCGGGCTCGCAAGCTCCACTTCGGCCCGGGCCACTACAACGCCGTCGAGATCGTCGGCCTCTACTGGCACATCGTCGATCTCATCTGGATCTTCCTCTTCCCACTCCTCTACCTCGTCCACTAA
- a CDS encoding cbb3-type cytochrome c oxidase subunit I, whose amino-acid sequence MTTLHGEIPGAHGSHGGHDHHDGSYLDRKGGMVSTIIDWATTIDHKKIGVMYLVAVLTMFFIGGIAAMLIRYELFQPVRIQTVGEMAGKATGTDLATLFGQKDMSVAQADNIYNRVMTLHGAVMVFMFIVPGIPASLGNFLLPLMLGAKDVAFPRLNLASWYVYVFGSIFGILAIVMGGVDTGWTFYTPYSSSHADPGHWRVVFMILAAFILGFSSIFTGLNFIVTVHKLRAPGLGWFDLPLFVWAMYSTSIIQVLATPVIGITLLLLVFERLFHVGIFDPALGGDPVLFQHFFWFYSHPVVYVMILPGMGIISECIAVHSRKQIFGYKAIAFSSLSIAAISFLVWGHHLFTSEGELAATIFSALTFLVAIPTAVKVFNWIGTLYKGSIQINTPMLYTLFFLFTFSIGGLTGLPLGALATDLHLHDSYFVVAHFHYVMMGGTVIAFLAGIHHWWPKMFGRMYNERWSMFACVLVFIGFNTTFFTQFFLGTRGMPRRYASYPDEFQTLHQISSIGAAILLIGFLVHLAVLVGSLFAGKKAPANPWGGLTFEWEADSPPTTHNFHHEPIAKHGPYAFDDVVPPHCDPKDYPLADPLPPGAKAH is encoded by the coding sequence ATGACCACACTCCACGGCGAAATTCCAGGCGCACACGGCTCCCACGGCGGGCACGACCACCATGACGGGAGTTACCTCGACCGCAAGGGCGGCATGGTCTCCACGATCATCGATTGGGCGACCACCATCGACCACAAGAAGATCGGCGTCATGTACCTCGTCGCGGTCCTGACGATGTTCTTCATCGGCGGCATCGCCGCCATGCTGATCCGCTACGAACTCTTCCAGCCCGTGCGCATCCAGACCGTCGGCGAGATGGCCGGAAAGGCAACCGGCACCGACTTGGCCACGCTCTTCGGTCAGAAGGACATGAGCGTCGCTCAGGCCGACAACATCTACAACCGCGTCATGACCCTGCACGGCGCGGTCATGGTCTTCATGTTCATCGTCCCCGGCATCCCCGCCTCGCTCGGCAACTTCCTCCTCCCGCTCATGCTCGGTGCCAAGGACGTCGCCTTCCCGCGATTGAACCTCGCCTCGTGGTACGTCTACGTCTTTGGCTCGATATTCGGCATCCTCGCGATCGTGATGGGAGGCGTCGACACCGGCTGGACCTTCTACACGCCCTATTCATCCTCGCACGCCGACCCAGGTCACTGGCGCGTGGTCTTCATGATCCTCGCGGCGTTCATCCTCGGCTTCTCCTCCATCTTCACCGGCCTGAACTTCATCGTCACCGTCCACAAGCTCCGCGCCCCGGGGCTTGGCTGGTTCGACCTGCCCCTCTTCGTCTGGGCCATGTACTCAACCTCCATCATCCAGGTCCTCGCGACACCCGTCATCGGCATCACGCTCCTGCTTCTGGTCTTTGAGCGGCTCTTCCACGTCGGCATCTTCGACCCAGCCCTCGGCGGCGATCCCGTCCTCTTCCAGCACTTCTTCTGGTTCTACTCCCACCCCGTTGTCTATGTGATGATCCTCCCGGGCATGGGCATCATCTCCGAGTGCATCGCGGTCCACAGCCGCAAGCAGATCTTCGGCTACAAGGCCATCGCTTTCTCCTCTCTCTCCATCGCCGCGATCTCCTTCCTCGTCTGGGGCCATCACCTCTTCACGTCCGAGGGTGAACTGGCCGCGACGATCTTCTCGGCTCTCACCTTCCTCGTCGCGATCCCCACCGCCGTCAAGGTCTTCAACTGGATCGGCACGCTCTACAAGGGATCCATCCAGATCAACACGCCGATGCTCTACACGCTCTTCTTCCTCTTCACCTTCTCGATCGGCGGCCTGACAGGGCTCCCCCTCGGCGCCCTCGCCACCGACCTCCACCTCCACGACTCTTACTTCGTCGTAGCCCACTTCCACTACGTCATGATGGGCGGCACGGTCATCGCCTTCCTCGCCGGCATCCACCACTGGTGGCCCAAGATGTTCGGACGCATGTACAACGAACGCTGGTCCATGTTCGCCTGCGTCCTCGTCTTCATCGGCTTCAACACGACGTTCTTCACCCAGTTCTTCCTCGGCACACGCGGCATGCCCCGTCGGTATGCCTCATACCCCGACGAGTTCCAGACCCTCCACCAGATCTCCTCGATCGGTGCCGCGATCCTGCTGATCGGCTTCCTCGTCCACCTCGCCGTGCTGGTCGGCTCGCTCTTCGCCGGCAAGAAGGCGCCCGCCAATCCATGGGGCGGCCTCACCTTCGAGTGGGAGGCCGACAGTCCGCCCACAACCCACAACTTCCACCACGAGCCGATCGCCAAGCATGGTCCCTACGCCTTTGACGACGTGGTGCCCCCGCACTGCGATCCGAAGGACTATCCCCTCGCCGATCCGCTTCCCCCTGGCGCCAAAGCACACTGA
- a CDS encoding cytochrome c oxidase subunit II: MNPITTTLADGFWHWLWFGSPAKSSSAVARIGDELFMYTFWLSVAWFVFLMGLTFYFVVKYQRRPGKKLTRSPAHNTPLEIAWTVVPTVFLVYIFFKGFWGYADAIVAPANAEVINLKAQKWAWRMTYPNGAESPESMRFVYTDAQGNQVTSAQEAPIFVVPAGKPVQLRMSSMDVIHSFWVPDFRSKFDIFPNRYTSYWFQADEPGDHVVYCAEYCGDLHSEMYAIIRVLPEPEYRAKINSWAIPWGDGLAAVGKVLYTTKGCSACHSVDGSRNTGPTWKGIWGKEHEMEGGGKAVVDPNYIRESILVPGAKIVKGYPNQMVSYQGQLNDRELDALIAYIESLGDNPPGPGAGYGESAESN; encoded by the coding sequence ATGAATCCGATCACAACTACGCTCGCCGATGGTTTCTGGCACTGGCTCTGGTTCGGGTCTCCCGCCAAGAGCTCCAGCGCCGTCGCCCGAATCGGTGACGAGCTGTTCATGTACACCTTCTGGCTCTCCGTGGCGTGGTTCGTCTTCCTGATGGGACTGACGTTCTACTTCGTCGTGAAGTACCAGCGTCGGCCCGGCAAGAAGCTGACGCGCAGCCCCGCCCACAACACGCCTCTCGAGATCGCATGGACTGTCGTGCCGACTGTCTTCCTCGTCTATATCTTCTTCAAGGGCTTTTGGGGCTATGCCGACGCCATCGTCGCGCCCGCCAACGCCGAGGTCATCAACCTCAAGGCCCAGAAGTGGGCGTGGCGCATGACCTACCCCAACGGCGCAGAAAGCCCTGAGTCCATGCGATTCGTCTACACGGATGCCCAGGGGAATCAGGTCACATCCGCCCAGGAAGCACCCATCTTCGTCGTCCCCGCGGGCAAGCCCGTCCAGCTCCGCATGAGCAGCATGGACGTCATCCATTCCTTCTGGGTCCCCGACTTCCGTTCCAAGTTCGATATCTTCCCGAACCGTTACACCTCATACTGGTTCCAGGCGGATGAGCCCGGCGACCACGTCGTCTACTGCGCCGAGTACTGCGGCGACCTCCACTCTGAGATGTACGCGATCATCCGCGTCCTCCCTGAGCCCGAGTACCGCGCCAAGATCAACAGCTGGGCGATCCCCTGGGGAGATGGGCTCGCCGCTGTCGGCAAGGTCCTCTACACAACCAAGGGCTGCAGCGCGTGCCACTCCGTCGACGGCTCGCGCAACACCGGCCCAACCTGGAAGGGCATCTGGGGCAAAGAGCACGAGATGGAAGGCGGCGGGAAGGCCGTCGTCGATCCGAACTACATCAGAGAATCCATCCTCGTCCCCGGCGCGAAGATCGTCAAGGGCTACCCCAACCAGATGGTCTCCTACCAGGGCCAGTTGAACGACCGCGAACTCGATGCCCTCATCGCATACATCGAATCCCTCGGCGACAACCCGCCAGGACCCGGAGCCGGGTACGGGGAATCTGCCGAATCGAACTGA
- a CDS encoding SCO family protein: protein MNRPHAHLRRLSRAAWLVSAVVACLVGAGRVHAQLLLPEEPEVAQGAGVIEKLGETISMEHVLDGWDGKPHQISKYFNQGHKPVVLALIYFDCPIVCSLVMNRLADAIDALDDYTVGSDFNVMVVSFDPTEGPADAAKWRSTALVGYDRGVTPEVEAGWGFFTGSSAQVRPLADSVGFHYSRMPNGEFAHPTVFMVLTADGRVARYIHGFNYTPRDLKLALLEASEGKIAKTLGDWMIHKCYRYDPSAGAYTLQAMALMRIGGGLSVLAVGGLVAGLFVHERLRRRRATVNRSGDAAAQPSRASIAGASR from the coding sequence ATGAACCGCCCCCATGCACATCTCCGACGCCTGAGCCGAGCCGCGTGGCTCGTCTCTGCTGTCGTCGCGTGCCTCGTCGGGGCCGGTCGCGTCCACGCTCAGCTGCTTCTGCCCGAGGAGCCGGAGGTCGCGCAGGGTGCGGGCGTGATCGAGAAACTCGGCGAAACGATCTCGATGGAGCACGTTCTCGACGGCTGGGACGGCAAGCCCCACCAGATCAGCAAGTATTTCAACCAGGGTCACAAGCCCGTTGTTCTCGCGCTGATCTACTTCGATTGCCCGATCGTCTGCTCGCTCGTGATGAATCGGCTCGCCGACGCGATCGACGCGCTCGACGACTACACCGTCGGGTCCGATTTCAACGTCATGGTCGTCTCCTTCGATCCGACCGAGGGGCCGGCCGATGCCGCCAAGTGGCGATCAACGGCGCTTGTCGGCTATGACCGTGGCGTCACGCCCGAGGTCGAGGCCGGTTGGGGCTTCTTCACCGGTTCTTCGGCACAGGTCCGTCCACTCGCCGATTCCGTGGGCTTCCACTACAGCCGCATGCCCAACGGCGAGTTCGCGCATCCTACGGTCTTCATGGTGCTGACTGCAGACGGGCGCGTCGCCCGCTACATCCATGGATTCAACTACACGCCGCGGGACCTTAAGCTCGCCCTCCTCGAAGCCAGCGAGGGCAAGATCGCCAAGACTCTCGGCGACTGGATGATCCACAAGTGTTACCGCTACGACCCCTCTGCAGGGGCGTACACCCTTCAGGCCATGGCCCTCATGCGCATCGGTGGCGGCTTGTCCGTCCTCGCGGTGGGGGGGCTGGTGGCAGGTCTGTTCGTTCATGAGCGCCTGCGTCGGCGCCGCGCCACGGTCAATCGATCGGGCGATGCCGCAGCTCAGCCCTCTCGCGCGTCAATCGCTGGAGCGTCACGATGA
- a CDS encoding cytochrome c: protein MTTTQHTTLRRPLRAISLGLALAMGTIAPLSGCRGERSDNTPRQFFPDLDDQMKWKPQGKSEFFADGRTMRLPVPGTVAFGRTSQVSDQPWAETYMTQRAALLREDDAFFRGVDESGAYLARIPVAPSRAMIERGMERFNIYCSACHGYEGDAKGTVGARWSYPVANFHDPKYRDAAENTGKDGYLFHVVRNGVIGGDGKQKMPGYAHALNEQDAWAVVAYLRALQNARLATLDDVPTTEREILQRQRASAGQTATTADATSHSATNGGAK, encoded by the coding sequence ATGACCACGACACAACACACCACCCTCCGGCGCCCGCTCAGAGCGATCTCGCTCGGGCTCGCGCTCGCCATGGGAACGATCGCCCCCCTCAGCGGATGCCGGGGAGAGCGAAGCGACAACACGCCGCGCCAGTTCTTCCCAGATCTGGACGACCAGATGAAGTGGAAGCCCCAGGGCAAGAGCGAGTTCTTCGCCGACGGAAGGACCATGCGCCTCCCCGTTCCCGGAACCGTTGCCTTCGGCAGGACCTCTCAGGTCTCCGACCAGCCCTGGGCCGAGACATACATGACGCAGCGGGCCGCACTTCTCCGCGAGGACGACGCCTTCTTCCGCGGCGTCGACGAGAGCGGTGCTTACCTCGCCCGCATCCCGGTTGCTCCCTCGCGCGCCATGATCGAACGAGGGATGGAACGCTTCAATATCTACTGCTCTGCCTGCCACGGGTACGAGGGCGATGCCAAAGGAACCGTCGGCGCCCGCTGGTCCTACCCGGTTGCCAATTTCCACGATCCCAAGTACCGCGATGCCGCAGAGAACACCGGTAAAGACGGCTACCTCTTCCACGTCGTTCGCAACGGCGTCATAGGCGGCGATGGCAAGCAGAAGATGCCCGGATACGCCCATGCCCTGAACGAGCAGGACGCGTGGGCCGTTGTTGCCTATCTCCGTGCTCTCCAGAACGCCCGACTCGCCACGCTCGACGATGTTCCGACAACCGAGCGTGAGATCCTTCAACGCCAGCGTGCAAGCGCAGGGCAGACAGCCACAACCGCCGACGCGACCAGCCACTCGGCGACCAACGGAGGTGCCAAGTGA
- a CDS encoding DUF3341 domain-containing protein, which produces MNLSLPFTLNDIADYFPFLKRKPGRFVTPSGAEVHAIIAQFATPADVYHAAEKVRDAGYKRWDVHTPFPIHGLEEAMGIKRTILPLIAGSVGLGGAAVGFLLQLFISVDYKIVVQGKPFTAWEPFTPVTFELGILHCAFATLIGMLALNGLPRWHHPIFNSKRFLKSSDDGFFIAIEASDAKFEPNAVKTLLESAGGTGIELVES; this is translated from the coding sequence ATGAACCTGTCCCTTCCCTTTACGCTCAACGACATCGCGGACTACTTCCCGTTCCTGAAGCGCAAGCCCGGACGCTTCGTCACCCCCAGCGGTGCCGAGGTTCACGCGATCATCGCGCAGTTCGCGACACCCGCCGACGTCTACCACGCCGCCGAGAAGGTCCGCGACGCCGGTTACAAGCGGTGGGATGTCCACACCCCGTTCCCGATCCACGGTCTTGAAGAGGCGATGGGCATCAAACGCACCATCCTCCCGCTGATCGCCGGCTCTGTCGGCCTCGGCGGTGCTGCGGTCGGCTTCCTCCTCCAGCTCTTCATCAGCGTCGACTACAAGATTGTCGTCCAGGGCAAGCCGTTCACCGCGTGGGAACCCTTCACCCCCGTCACCTTCGAGCTCGGCATTCTGCACTGCGCCTTCGCGACGCTCATCGGTATGCTCGCGCTCAACGGGCTCCCCCGTTGGCACCACCCCATTTTCAACAGCAAACGCTTCCTCAAGTCCAGCGATGATGGTTTCTTCATCGCCATTGAGGCATCCGATGCCAAGTTCGAGCCCAATGCCGTCAAGACGCTCCTCGAGTCCGCGGGCGGCACGGGCATCGAACTCGTTGAGTCCTGA
- the nrfD gene encoding polysulfide reductase NrfD, whose translation MTTLHPDEANARRLAGLKAGALIGNPDTGDGTLIDDPAVRAPLVLGGMSFNDVTETVCGYAEKGPGKWWLPATLMAASVASLIGLMVGYLIITGVGVWGLTNQVDWAWDITNFVFWIGIGHAGTLISAILCLLKQKWRTAVNRSAEAMTIFAVICAGIFPGIHVGRVWMAWMLFPIPNYNYIWPNFRSPLLWDVFAVSTYATVSALFWYMGMIPDLATLRDRADRRLREAKAGGPAALKGDGIRAFVYGLLSIGWRFSGRHWHRYEAAYLILAGISTPLVLSVHSIVSFDFATSILPGWHTTIFPPYFVAGAIFGGFAMVLFLLIPARELFPGMKNLLTLRHLENMAKILLLTGSMVGFAYAMEFFIAWYGANDYEKEVFINRATGPYWWAYWTMISCNVISPQLFWFRRFRQSPLVIFIVSVFVTIGMWFERFVIIVSSLHRAFLPGEWHMFHPTLVDILTFVGSCGLFLTLFLLFTRFLPMFAIAELKAVMPEASPHHHGDSHGKGAH comes from the coding sequence ATGACCACCCTGCACCCTGACGAAGCCAACGCCAGGCGACTCGCCGGTCTCAAGGCCGGCGCACTCATCGGCAATCCCGATACCGGTGACGGCACGCTGATCGATGACCCCGCAGTGCGAGCTCCACTCGTCCTCGGCGGCATGTCCTTCAACGATGTCACCGAGACGGTCTGCGGCTACGCCGAGAAGGGACCAGGCAAGTGGTGGCTCCCCGCCACACTCATGGCCGCGAGCGTCGCATCGCTCATCGGTCTGATGGTCGGCTACCTGATCATCACGGGCGTGGGCGTCTGGGGACTCACGAACCAGGTCGACTGGGCGTGGGACATCACCAACTTCGTCTTCTGGATCGGTATCGGCCACGCCGGCACCCTGATCTCCGCCATTCTCTGCCTGCTGAAGCAGAAGTGGCGCACCGCGGTGAATCGCTCCGCCGAGGCGATGACGATCTTCGCGGTGATCTGTGCGGGCATCTTCCCCGGCATCCACGTCGGTCGCGTGTGGATGGCGTGGATGCTCTTCCCGATCCCGAACTACAACTACATCTGGCCCAACTTCCGATCACCGCTCCTCTGGGACGTCTTCGCCGTCTCGACCTACGCCACAGTCTCGGCCCTCTTCTGGTACATGGGCATGATTCCCGACCTCGCCACGCTCCGCGATCGTGCGGATCGTCGCCTGCGTGAGGCGAAGGCCGGCGGTCCCGCTGCCCTCAAGGGCGACGGCATCCGCGCGTTCGTTTACGGGCTGCTCTCGATCGGATGGCGATTCAGCGGACGCCACTGGCACCGCTACGAGGCCGCGTACCTCATCCTCGCCGGCATCTCAACGCCACTGGTCCTCTCGGTCCACTCGATCGTCTCCTTCGACTTTGCCACCTCCATCCTCCCCGGATGGCACACCACCATCTTCCCGCCCTACTTCGTCGCGGGCGCGATCTTCGGCGGCTTTGCGATGGTCCTCTTCCTCCTCATCCCCGCGCGTGAGCTCTTCCCAGGGATGAAGAACCTCCTCACGCTCCGTCACCTCGAGAACATGGCCAAGATCCTCCTCCTCACCGGCTCCATGGTCGGCTTCGCCTACGCGATGGAGTTCTTCATCGCCTGGTACGGCGCAAACGACTACGAGAAGGAGGTCTTTATCAACCGCGCCACCGGCCCCTACTGGTGGGCCTACTGGACGATGATCTCCTGCAACGTCATCAGTCCCCAGCTCTTCTGGTTCCGAAGGTTCCGACAGAGCCCGCTCGTGATCTTCATCGTCTCCGTCTTCGTCACGATCGGCATGTGGTTCGAGCGATTCGTCATCATCGTCTCCTCGCTCCACCGCGCCTTCCTCCCCGGTGAGTGGCACATGTTCCACCCCACGCTCGTCGACATCCTCACCTTCGTGGGCTCGTGCGGCCTCTTCCTCACGCTCTTCCTCCTCTTCACACGCTTCCTCCCCATGTTCGCCATCGCCGAGCTCAAGGCCGTGATGCCCGAAGCCAGCCCTCACCACCACGGCGACTCACACGGAAAGGGAGCCCACTGA